A region of the Amycolatopsis sp. cg13 genome:
GAAACGCGTGCATGGCCTCCGGGGTGTCGCGTTCCGGATCGACCGTCACATAAAGGGCCTGCACGCGATTCGCGAGCTCGCCGAGTTCTTCGAGCGACTGGTCGATCCGGGCCAGCGCGGGCGGGCACACGGTCTCGCAATGCGTGAAGCCGAAAAAGACGATGAGGTATTTGCCGAAATAGGACCGCTCGGTGACCGCGGTGCCGGAATCGTCGATCAGCCGGAAACTTCCGCCGACTGTCGGAACCGGGCGCACAATGGTCGCCGAACCGGAACCGGGAGGGGTGCAGCAGGAGGAATTCATTTCCATGACTCCCAAGCTAGGAGCCCTGGCCATGCCCGTCCAATGCCGCGTTGGTGCTCGGCTATGTCGGTTGGGTATAGCCGATGGTCTTCCGGATCTCGGCCGCCGCCTCGTCCAGTTTCCGCATCATCAGCAGCATCGTCGGGGTGAGCTGCCTGCCCGCGGGCAGCGTGACGCCGACCGATTCGACGATGCCGAGGTCGATCGGCAGCGCGGCCAGGCCCGGTTCGGTGTCGGCGACCAGTTGCGGCATCACGACCAGGGTGTCGGTCTCCAGCGCGATGGCGCGCACGGCCAGGAACG
Encoded here:
- a CDS encoding SCO family protein, coding for MEMNSSCCTPPGSGSATIVRPVPTVGGSFRLIDDSGTAVTERSYFGKYLIVFFGFTHCETVCPPALARIDQSLEELGELANRVQALYVTVDPERDTPEAMHAFLSARHPRITGLTGPAEEIESMKKAYHVHARRVDEPDGYRVPHSAFTFLMGPEGDYLAHFADTVDSKEIAAAVKASLAVR